CAGTCTTGTGGTTTATGGGCACCGTGTGCCTTACCAAAAGTGTGTCCACCGGCGATAAGAGCAACTGTTTCTTCATCATCCATTCCCATTCTTCCAAATGTTTCACGGATATCCTTTGCCGCAAGTAGTGGATCAGGCTTACCATTTGGTCCTTCAGGGTTTACATAGATTAGACCCATTTGAACTGCTGCAAGTGGTTTTTCTAACTTGCGATCACCTTTATATCTCTTGTCTCCAGCAAGCCATTGAGTCTCTGGTCCCCAGTAAACAAGGTCAGCTTCCCAATCATCAGTACGTCCACCGGCGAATCCAATTGTTTTGAATCCCATATCTTCAAGTGAAACGTTACCTGCTAGAACCATTAAATCGGCCCATGAGATTTTATTTCCATATTTCTTTTTAATTGGCCAAAGCAGTCTTCTTGCCTTGTCTAGAGATACGTTATCTGGCCAGCTATTAAGTGGTTCAAAACGTTGTTGACCACCGCCGCCACCTCCGCGGCCATCGTGACTTCTGTATGTACCAACACTGTGCCATGCCATACGAATAAAGAAAGGCCCATAGTGACCGTAATCAGCTGGCCACCAATCTTGTGATGTCGTTAGTGTTTTTCTGATGTCTTTTTTTACTGCAGAAAGATCTAATTTCTTAAACTCTTTTGCATAGTTGAAGTTACTTCCTAAAGGACTAGACTCTGGTGAGTGTTGTCTCAGTGGAGAGAGATCGATTCGGTTTGGCCACCAAAATGAATTTGGTTTTGCTTCACCTTTTGCAAATTGCTGTTGCATCCCGTCCCCTGAGTTTGATGCACAACTCAGAAGTGCGAAAGTGGCAATCAGCAAAGGAAGTTTTCTTTTCATGCTTAAAGCTCCTTTGAAAAATAAAAAACCATAATTTCGTTGAAACTATTATTGCGAATGAGTCTTTTTAAATACATTCTATTTTGTCTATTTAATGATAGATTTTAACTATAAGAAAAGTTAAGTTATTCAATAGATATAAAGATCTTTAATAAATACAGTAACTTAGAACTAGTTCTAAATTACTGTATTTGATTTATTGAGGATTTATTTTCCGCTTTGGCTTTGTAATTTTGCAAGGTTTTTACTCACCTTGTCAGCATCTAGCATCGGATCGACATCGCGATCAAGTGCCACAATTTTTAAATTAGGATCAATAATAAAGGTCCATCTTTTTGACATATTAAAGACGGCCATCTTTGCACCAAACTTCTTCGTTACTTCCCCACTTTCATCAGAAAGTAAATCAAAAGTAAGGGCATGCTCTTCATGAAACTCTGCTTGATCCTTTACCGAATCAACGCTTATACCGTAGACTTCGGCTCCTAGCTTTCGAATAGATTTAATACTATCGCGAAAGGCACAAGCCTGTTTAGTACATCCAGGTGTTCCAGCTTTTGGATAAAAGTAAAGAACTGTCCACTTGCCTTTACGTGAGGCCATAGTAAAGTCTTTCCCTTTATGATTTTTAACTGTGAAGTCAGGAACTTTTTGACCTAGCTCAACATCCTTGGCCTGAGCGCTAAAGAACATAATTAAGGTTAGTAAAGGTATCTGAATAAATCTTTTCATTATAACTCCAGTGTATAAATAATAATTAAACTTTAACCTATAAAACTATATACGCAAAAATAATACAATTGGATCATATTTAAATTATTTCTAATATTCCTCTTCCTTCTTCACTCAAACTTGGCAAAACATAAGTTCTTCTTAAGATTTAAGAATGCTATAATCTTCTCTATGATAGGAAGCTTCACTGAAAGACAAATAGAATATCACTCGAAATTTGGAACAATCTATATTTGTGCTAATCCAAATGGAATTTCCTATATGGGCTGGGAAGACCAAGAACTCGACCCTCCACATCTAGATGATGATCAGCGAATTATCAAATATCTCCACGATGCAGAAGGCGAAATTGAAGAGTATCTTGCAGGTAGCCGCAAGAAATTCACGCTGCCAATAACTCTAACAAGAGGAACTTCTTTTCAAAAGAAAGTCTGGTCCGAGCTTCTAAATATTCCCTATGGTAAGACTACGACCTATTCAGATATTGCCCAAAAAGTCGGCTCACCTGATGCCGTCCAAGCTGTAGGAAGTGCTAACGGAAAAAATCCGCTATGCATCCTGATTCCTTGTCACCGCGTCATAAATAAGTCCGGTGAACTTTCAGGCTATGCTGGAGGAGCTCAAGTGAAAGAGGCCCTCCTCAATCTCGAGGGAGCTTTTGTATAGACGATGCTAGGCTCCAAATGTTAAATTATTTGTCATGACAAATGACAAGAATCAAAAGAAAAACATGCGTCCAAAACAGGACATTCCGACAATTTTATCTCGCGTTGAAAGACCTAAGAAGGCAGTCGTAACTGCAGGTATGCCATACGCAAACGGGCCAGTTCATATTGGTCACTTAGCAGGTGCACACGTTCCAGCTGATATTTATGCAAGGTGGACAAAACTTCT
This sequence is a window from Halobacteriovorax vibrionivorans. Protein-coding genes within it:
- a CDS encoding peroxiredoxin; translation: MKRFIQIPLLTLIMFFSAQAKDVELGQKVPDFTVKNHKGKDFTMASRKGKWTVLYFYPKAGTPGCTKQACAFRDSIKSIRKLGAEVYGISVDSVKDQAEFHEEHALTFDLLSDESGEVTKKFGAKMAVFNMSKRWTFIIDPNLKIVALDRDVDPMLDADKVSKNLAKLQSQSGK
- a CDS encoding methylated-DNA--[protein]-cysteine S-methyltransferase; the protein is MIGSFTERQIEYHSKFGTIYICANPNGISYMGWEDQELDPPHLDDDQRIIKYLHDAEGEIEEYLAGSRKKFTLPITLTRGTSFQKKVWSELLNIPYGKTTTYSDIAQKVGSPDAVQAVGSANGKNPLCILIPCHRVINKSGELSGYAGGAQVKEALLNLEGAFV